From the genome of Paraburkholderia aromaticivorans, one region includes:
- a CDS encoding M61 family metallopeptidase, translating into MKPIRYTIVPKQPAAHLFEVTVTVADPDPAGQRFMLPVWIPGSYMVREFARNIVTLRAVNDAGRKVRVEKTDKHTWQAAPVKGSLTLRYEVYAWDLSVRAAHLDDTTGFFNGTSVFLSPLGHEEAQCVVDIQKPQGAVYRNWRVATALREARGTKRYGFGEYRAQNYDELIDHPVTLGEFALATFKAHGVPHDVVIAGRVVGLDMARLCADLKRICEAQIALFEPRSKKAPVDRYVFMTQAVTDGYGGLEHRASTALICNRGDLPVEGREALTEGYRTYLGLCSHEYFHTWNVKRIKPAVFAPYDLSVENYTPLLWLFEGFTSYYDDLILVRSGLISQDDYFGLLGKVVGGVQRGSGRLKQSVAESSFDAWVKYYRQDENAPNAVVSYYTKGSLVALAFDLTIRAQTNNRKSLDDVMRLLWQRFGRDFYRGKPVGVEESEIEAIFAEATGAKLGELFAEAVHGTRDLPLDTLLAPFGVAIAPELDKNGKPSLGARVRGGVDCTLAAIHDGSAAQKAGLSAGDVLIALDGLRVTGSNLDGLLARYQPGAKVEVHAFRRDELRTVQVKLDGPEVTRYKLAVSDKRPAARTARERWLAS; encoded by the coding sequence ATGAAGCCGATCCGCTACACCATCGTTCCCAAGCAACCCGCCGCCCACCTGTTCGAAGTCACCGTGACCGTCGCCGATCCCGATCCGGCCGGTCAGCGTTTCATGCTGCCGGTGTGGATTCCGGGCAGCTACATGGTGCGCGAGTTCGCTCGCAACATCGTGACGCTGCGCGCCGTCAACGACGCGGGCCGCAAGGTGCGGGTCGAAAAGACCGACAAGCACACATGGCAGGCCGCGCCGGTCAAAGGCTCGCTGACGCTGCGCTACGAGGTCTATGCGTGGGATCTGTCGGTGCGCGCCGCGCATCTCGACGATACGACGGGCTTTTTCAACGGCACGAGCGTGTTCCTGTCGCCGCTCGGCCACGAGGAGGCGCAATGCGTGGTCGATATCCAGAAGCCGCAAGGCGCGGTATACCGCAACTGGCGTGTCGCCACCGCGCTGCGCGAAGCGCGCGGCACGAAGCGTTACGGTTTCGGCGAGTATCGCGCGCAGAACTACGACGAGCTGATCGATCATCCGGTCACGCTGGGTGAATTCGCGCTCGCGACGTTCAAGGCGCACGGCGTGCCGCACGACGTCGTGATCGCCGGGCGCGTGGTCGGGCTGGACATGGCGCGTCTGTGCGCCGACCTCAAGCGCATCTGCGAAGCGCAGATCGCGTTGTTCGAGCCCAGGTCGAAGAAGGCGCCGGTGGATCGCTATGTGTTCATGACTCAGGCCGTCACCGACGGTTACGGCGGGCTTGAGCACCGCGCTTCGACCGCGCTGATCTGCAATCGCGGCGATCTGCCGGTGGAAGGGCGCGAAGCGCTCACCGAAGGCTATCGGACCTACCTCGGCCTGTGCAGCCATGAATACTTCCACACCTGGAACGTGAAGCGCATCAAGCCGGCCGTGTTCGCGCCGTACGACCTGAGCGTCGAAAACTATACGCCGCTGCTGTGGCTGTTCGAGGGCTTCACTTCTTACTACGACGATCTGATCCTCGTGCGCAGCGGCCTGATTTCGCAGGACGACTATTTCGGCCTGCTCGGCAAGGTGGTCGGCGGCGTGCAGCGCGGCAGCGGGCGCCTCAAGCAGAGTGTCGCCGAAAGCTCGTTCGACGCGTGGGTCAAATACTACCGGCAGGACGAGAACGCGCCGAACGCGGTCGTCAGCTATTACACCAAGGGTTCGCTCGTCGCGCTCGCGTTCGATCTGACCATCCGCGCGCAGACCAATAACCGCAAATCGCTCGACGACGTGATGCGCCTGCTGTGGCAGCGCTTTGGCCGTGACTTCTATCGCGGCAAACCGGTCGGCGTCGAAGAAAGCGAGATCGAGGCGATTTTCGCGGAAGCGACCGGCGCGAAGCTGGGCGAGTTGTTCGCCGAAGCCGTGCACGGCACGCGGGATCTGCCACTCGACACGCTGCTCGCGCCGTTCGGCGTCGCAATCGCGCCCGAGCTCGACAAGAACGGCAAGCCGTCGCTTGGCGCACGCGTGCGCGGCGGCGTGGATTGCACCCTCGCGGCGATCCATGACGGCAGCGCCGCGCAAAAAGCCGGACTCTCGGCCGGCGACGTGCTGATCGCGCTCGACGGCCTGCGCGTGACCGGCTCGAATCTCGACGGTTTGCTCGCGCGCTATCAGCCGGGCGCGAAAGTCGAGGTTCACGCCTTCCGCCGCGATGAACTGCGCACCGTGCAAGTCAAGCTGGACGGGCCCGAGGTAACGCGCTACAAGCTCGCCGTCAGCGACAAACGGCCCGCGGCGCGCACGGCGCGCGAGCGCTGGCTGGCAAGCTGA
- a CDS encoding FMN-dependent NADH-azoreductase: MTTILQINSAARSQGANSTLLVNELTAKLQQSNPGAQVVVRNLQAEPLPHLDDAVLGAFFTPADQRTAEQAAIAARSEALIAELQAADIVVIGAPMYNFGISSQLKTYFDFIARAGITFQYTANGPEGLVKGKKVYVVSARGGKYLGTPNDSQTPYLKSFLGFLGMTDVSFIYAEGLNMGPDAASAALASAREAIAAA; this comes from the coding sequence ATGACCACGATCCTGCAAATCAACTCGGCAGCCCGCTCGCAAGGCGCGAACTCGACGCTGCTCGTCAACGAGCTGACCGCAAAGCTGCAACAATCGAATCCGGGCGCGCAAGTCGTCGTCCGCAATCTGCAAGCCGAACCGCTGCCGCATCTGGACGACGCCGTTCTCGGCGCGTTCTTCACGCCGGCTGACCAACGCACGGCCGAGCAAGCCGCCATCGCGGCGCGCAGCGAAGCGCTGATCGCCGAACTGCAAGCCGCCGACATCGTCGTGATCGGCGCGCCGATGTACAACTTCGGCATCTCGTCGCAACTGAAGACGTACTTCGACTTCATCGCGCGCGCCGGCATCACGTTCCAGTACACCGCGAACGGTCCGGAAGGTCTCGTGAAGGGCAAGAAGGTCTACGTCGTGTCGGCACGCGGCGGCAAGTATCTGGGCACGCCGAACGACAGCCAGACGCCGTACCTGAAGAGCTTCCTAGGCTTCCTCGGTATGACCGACGTGAGCTTCATTTACGCCGAAGGCCTGAACATGGGCCCGGACGCCGCGAGCGCCGCATTGGCTTCGGCACGCGAAGCGATCGCCGCTGCGTAA
- a CDS encoding UbiH/UbiF family hydroxylase, whose amino-acid sequence MNAHHQTFDAAVIGGGLVGKTAALALTQGGLRVALLAQPCAALPHGASFDSRVYALSSSSQALLERLRVWQALDLTRLGPVYDMRVYGDAHAELHFSAFQASVPQLAWIVESSVIERGLDAALRFQPNLSWIDTRAQALDFTADSASVGLANGNVLEADLVVGADGAHSWVRAQIGSKMVRRDYKQTGVVANFKAAKPHGETAYQWFKDGEIIALLPMPDGHVSLVWSARTEHAEQLVALDPARLAAEVERVTGGQFGALDCVTPAQGFPLALQTVDRLVAPRVALVGDAAHLIHPLAGQGMNLGLRDVAALADTVAGKESFRDLGDMVLLRRYERARREDIRALMIATDGLQKLFSVPGPFAKALRNTGMAFVGAQPFIKRWLVSAALG is encoded by the coding sequence ATGAACGCACACCACCAGACCTTTGATGCCGCCGTGATCGGCGGCGGGCTCGTCGGCAAGACCGCGGCGCTGGCGCTGACGCAAGGCGGACTGCGCGTGGCGCTGCTCGCGCAACCCTGCGCGGCGCTGCCCCACGGCGCCAGCTTCGACTCGCGGGTCTACGCGCTGTCGTCGAGCTCACAGGCTCTGCTGGAGCGTTTGCGGGTCTGGCAGGCGCTCGACCTGACGCGGCTCGGGCCCGTCTACGACATGCGTGTTTACGGCGACGCGCATGCCGAGCTGCATTTCTCGGCTTTCCAGGCTTCGGTGCCGCAACTGGCGTGGATCGTCGAGTCGTCGGTGATCGAGCGCGGGCTGGATGCGGCGCTGCGCTTCCAGCCGAATCTCAGCTGGATCGACACGCGCGCTCAGGCGCTCGACTTCACCGCCGACAGCGCCAGCGTCGGGCTGGCCAACGGCAATGTGCTCGAAGCCGATCTGGTGGTCGGCGCGGACGGCGCGCATTCCTGGGTGCGCGCGCAGATCGGCTCGAAGATGGTCCGGCGCGACTACAAACAGACTGGCGTGGTCGCCAATTTCAAGGCCGCGAAGCCGCACGGCGAGACCGCGTACCAATGGTTCAAGGACGGCGAGATCATCGCGCTCTTGCCCATGCCGGACGGCCACGTCTCGCTGGTGTGGTCGGCTCGCACCGAGCACGCCGAACAGCTGGTCGCGCTCGACCCGGCGCGGCTCGCCGCCGAAGTGGAGCGCGTGACGGGCGGCCAGTTCGGCGCGCTCGACTGTGTGACGCCCGCGCAAGGTTTCCCGCTCGCGCTGCAAACGGTCGACCGGCTGGTGGCGCCGCGCGTCGCGCTGGTTGGCGACGCCGCACATTTGATCCATCCGCTGGCCGGGCAGGGCATGAACCTCGGCTTGCGCGACGTTGCGGCGTTGGCCGATACCGTCGCGGGCAAGGAGTCGTTCCGCGATCTCGGCGACATGGTGCTGCTGCGCCGCTACGAACGCGCCCGCCGCGAAGATATCCGCGCGCTGATGATCGCCACCGACGGTCTGCAAAAACTCTTTTCCGTTCCCGGTCCGTTCGCCAAGGCGTTGCGCAATACCGGCATGGCTTTCGTCGGTGCGCAGCCGTTCATCAAACGCTGGCTGGTGTCGGCCGCGCTGGGTTGA
- a CDS encoding uracil-DNA glycosylase, whose protein sequence is MTSASRPRSNPSQASLFGDAASAPTGATSITPPQPGAGAPPPTLEAQFDALPPAWRAHLKPFIESDAYAPLCRFVDGERAAGKTVYPADVFRALRLTSPNEVKVVILGQDPYHGEDRGTPQAHGLAFSVAPNVRTPPSLRNIFKEIAVSLGHETPRHGCLDTWAKQGVLLLNTVLTVERDSAASHAKRGWEKCTDTLIHELATRHDGLVFMLWGAHAQAKRALLGGKSHCVLEAPHPSPLSAHRGFLGCGHFAKANEYLAAHGRQPIDWRLPDEAQMLA, encoded by the coding sequence ATGACCTCCGCTTCCCGCCCCCGCTCCAATCCGTCGCAGGCTTCGCTGTTCGGCGACGCCGCATCCGCACCGACCGGCGCCACGTCGATCACTCCGCCGCAACCCGGCGCCGGTGCGCCGCCGCCGACGCTCGAAGCGCAATTCGACGCTCTGCCGCCGGCATGGCGCGCGCATCTGAAACCGTTTATTGAAAGCGATGCCTACGCGCCGCTCTGCCGTTTCGTCGACGGTGAGCGCGCCGCCGGCAAAACCGTCTACCCCGCCGACGTATTCCGCGCGCTGCGCCTCACGAGTCCCAATGAAGTGAAAGTGGTGATCCTTGGCCAGGATCCCTACCACGGCGAAGATCGCGGTACGCCGCAAGCGCACGGGCTCGCGTTTTCGGTGGCGCCGAACGTGCGCACGCCGCCGTCGCTGCGCAACATCTTCAAGGAGATTGCCGTAAGCCTCGGCCACGAGACGCCACGTCACGGCTGTCTCGACACCTGGGCGAAGCAAGGCGTGCTGCTGCTGAACACCGTCTTGACCGTGGAGCGCGACTCAGCCGCCAGCCACGCAAAACGCGGCTGGGAAAAATGCACCGACACGCTGATCCATGAACTGGCGACGCGTCATGACGGTCTCGTGTTCATGTTGTGGGGCGCGCATGCGCAAGCCAAGCGCGCGTTGCTCGGCGGCAAGTCGCATTGTGTGCTGGAAGCGCCGCATCCGTCGCCGCTGTCGGCGCATCGCGGCTTTCTCGGCTGCGGGCATTTTGCCAAGGCGAACGAGTATCTCGCAGCGCACGGCCGCCAGCCCATCGACTGGCGCCTGCCCGACGAAGCGCAAATGCTCGCGTGA
- a CDS encoding DsbC family protein encodes MKKTFRVAAAALAIAAVTIGCSAQADQTTDKLKATLQTRLADVTIKSVTKSPVAGLYEVNLGTQIVYSDANGDYLLLGDMVDAKTRKNLTEARLAETNRIDFASLPFANAVKVVKGNGARKIAVFSDPNCPYCKQLETSLKSIDNVTVYTFLYPVLSPDSTAKSKSIWCSTDRAKAWESWMQDHQAPTAAGTCDTAAIDKNLALGHAMNVDGTPTVFLADGRRLPGAVPAERLDKEMSAVH; translated from the coding sequence ATGAAAAAGACTTTCCGCGTGGCGGCTGCCGCGCTGGCAATCGCAGCCGTCACGATCGGCTGCTCGGCCCAGGCCGACCAGACTACCGACAAGCTCAAGGCCACGCTGCAAACCCGCCTCGCGGATGTGACGATCAAGAGCGTGACGAAGTCGCCGGTGGCCGGTCTGTACGAAGTGAACCTCGGCACGCAGATCGTGTATAGCGACGCGAACGGCGATTATCTGCTGCTCGGCGACATGGTCGACGCAAAGACCCGCAAGAACCTGACCGAAGCGCGCCTCGCGGAAACCAACCGTATCGACTTCGCGAGCCTGCCGTTCGCGAACGCCGTGAAGGTCGTGAAGGGCAATGGCGCGCGCAAGATCGCCGTGTTCTCCGATCCGAACTGCCCGTACTGCAAGCAGCTCGAAACGTCGCTCAAGTCGATCGACAACGTGACGGTCTATACCTTCCTGTACCCTGTGCTGTCGCCGGATTCGACCGCGAAGTCGAAATCGATCTGGTGTTCGACGGACCGCGCGAAGGCGTGGGAGTCGTGGATGCAGGACCATCAGGCGCCCACCGCTGCCGGCACCTGCGACACCGCTGCGATCGACAAGAACCTCGCGCTCGGCCACGCCATGAACGTCGACGGCACGCCCACGGTGTTCCTCGCGGACGGCCGCCGTCTGCCCGGCGCCGTGCCGGCCGAACGGCTGGACAAGGAAATGTCCGCGGTGCACTGA